The Vicinamibacteria bacterium genomic interval GTCCCGTCACGTTCGTGGTCGACGCCGACGGCATGGTGACGTCCAAGTTCTTCGAGCCCGGACATCGGCAGAGGATGACGGCGGACAGTATTCTGGTCCGTGAGTTCGGTGTCGGCGGAGGCAAGAGAACGGAGATCCAGGGGAAGCACATGAAGCTCGTCACCTATCCCGCTCAGGACGTCGTCCGGCGGGGCAATCGTGTGACCCTGGTCATGGAGGTCGAGCTTCCCGAGAAGATGCATCTCTATGCTCCGGGGGTCGAGGG includes:
- a CDS encoding redoxin domain-containing protein, with the protein product MELERSLERFESQGLGVAAISYDSPEILAHFSARMGGFHFPLLADPQSTIIKAFGVLNRNVEEGHPFFGMARPVTFVVDADGMVTSKFFEPGHRQRMTADSILVREFGVGGGKRTEIQGKHMKLVTYPAQDVVRRGNRVTLVMEVELPEKMHLYAPGVEG